A single window of Sphingobacteriales bacterium DNA harbors:
- a CDS encoding DEAD/DEAH box helicase translates to MKFSEYNIAPEIKYNLEQLGFKKPTDIQFKAIPSILRGEDVLAIAQTGTGKTAAFAIPLINLIYNQKNSSRSDSIKCIVMVPTHELALQVAEVFDTIAHKTKVKTLCIFGGVEQAPQIQSLYKGVDIVIATPGRMFDLIHQGALDISKIKYLVLDEADHMLDLGFIKDINDMMRFLPKHRQTLFFSATINEYIKKIAYSLVTNPIRIQISPKDPVSKNVQHAVAYIEMDEKRFFLERIISEHPDSKILVFVRTKVRAERVAEAMKRVGIETLTMHSDKVQQDRLEILNKFKEAKIKILIATDINARGIDIPNVDYVVNYDLPEKAENYVHRVGRTGRGTKKGQAIAFCSQEEKATLAEIETFLHQPIHVIEMDTTEKKEILFEAETKTIPEGDWRALIAKAEEEDRIYASKKRKKK, encoded by the coding sequence ATGAAATTCTCAGAATATAATATTGCACCAGAAATAAAGTACAACTTAGAACAATTAGGTTTTAAAAAACCAACTGATATACAATTTAAAGCAATTCCATCCATATTGCGTGGCGAAGATGTACTGGCAATTGCACAAACTGGCACAGGCAAAACTGCCGCTTTTGCCATACCATTAATCAACCTTATCTACAATCAAAAAAACTCAAGTAGAAGCGATTCTATAAAATGTATTGTAATGGTACCAACACATGAATTGGCATTGCAAGTAGCAGAAGTATTTGATACCATTGCACACAAAACAAAGGTAAAGACATTATGTATTTTTGGTGGCGTAGAGCAAGCACCACAAATTCAGTCGCTATACAAAGGTGTAGATATTGTGATAGCAACACCAGGCAGAATGTTTGATTTAATACATCAAGGCGCATTAGATATTAGTAAAATAAAATATCTTGTTTTAGATGAAGCTGACCACATGTTGGATTTGGGTTTTATCAAAGATATAAATGATATGATGCGTTTTTTGCCGAAACACAGACAAACATTATTCTTTTCTGCAACCATTAATGAATACATCAAAAAAATAGCCTATTCATTGGTAACAAATCCAATAAGAATACAAATTTCTCCTAAAGATCCTGTTTCTAAAAATGTACAACATGCAGTAGCTTATATTGAAATGGATGAAAAAAGATTTTTTTTAGAACGTATCATTTCTGAGCATCCTGATAGTAAAATCTTAGTATTTGTGCGTACCAAGGTAAGAGCAGAACGTGTAGCTGAAGCTATGAAAAGAGTAGGTATTGAGACACTTACTATGCACAGTGATAAAGTGCAACAAGATAGATTAGAAATATTAAACAAGTTTAAAGAAGCTAAAATAAAAATATTAATAGCAACAGATATCAATGCACGTGGAATTGATATACCAAATGTAGATTATGTTGTAAACTATGATTTGCCTGAAAAAGCAGAAAATTATGTACACAGAGTAGGTAGAACTGGACGTGGCACCAAGAAAGGACAAGCAATTGCATTTTGTAGTCAGGAGGAAAAAGCAACTTTGGCAGAGATAGAAACATTTCTACACCAACCAATACATGTGATAGAAATGGATACTACTGAGAAAAAAGAAATATTGTTTGAGGCAGAAACCAAAACGATACCAGAAGGTGATTGGCGTGCATTGATTGCAAAGGCAGAAGAAGAAGACAGAATATATGCCTCAAAAAAAAGAAAAAAGAAATAA
- the purS gene encoding phosphoribosylformylglycinamidine synthase subunit PurS: protein MQFEVEIKVMPLKELLDPQGKTVEHSLATLGFNATQIRIGKHISLKIEAESKEAAFANVEEACKKLLHNPVMEYFEINVL from the coding sequence ATGCAATTTGAAGTAGAAATAAAAGTAATGCCACTCAAAGAATTACTTGATCCACAAGGAAAAACGGTTGAACATAGTTTAGCTACATTAGGATTTAATGCAACACAAATAAGAATAGGCAAACATATTAGTCTAAAAATTGAAGCAGAAAGTAAAGAAGCTGCATTTGCAAATGTTGAAGAAGCATGTAAAAAATTGCTACACAATCCAGTGATGGAATATTTTGAGATAAATGTACTATAA
- a CDS encoding outer membrane beta-barrel protein — MKHVFFMFLASWSIWASANENNNSTTAVAESNQVANVLLPEEQEDFDENHLIDGKFRKGFSSVTEAGVIHIGDKTFFTISETWGVRVNPYFFVGQGMHLNINNADRIDLSATVDVRTNFLKKDVSPFFSLGLGINKSRIPIMTNEDVMMSGNKFVLNVGTGVEFRISPKAGLLLNGGYKLLTNKNIQQHGGFVKVGYVF; from the coding sequence ATGAAACATGTATTTTTTATGTTTTTAGCAAGTTGGTCAATTTGGGCTAGCGCTAATGAAAACAACAACTCAACAACAGCAGTTGCTGAGAGCAACCAAGTAGCTAATGTGCTATTGCCAGAAGAACAAGAAGATTTCGATGAAAACCATCTAATAGATGGAAAATTCAGAAAAGGATTCTCAAGTGTTACAGAAGCTGGTGTAATACACATTGGCGATAAAACTTTCTTTACAATTAGTGAAACTTGGGGCGTTAGAGTAAATCCTTATTTTTTTGTAGGACAAGGTATGCACTTAAACATTAACAATGCTGACAGAATTGACCTTTCTGCAACTGTTGATGTGAGAACAAATTTTCTTAAAAAAGATGTGTCTCCATTTTTCTCTTTGGGTTTAGGTATCAACAAATCTAGAATTCCAATTATGACGAATGAAGACGTGATGATGAGTGGAAACAAGTTTGTATTGAATGTAGGAACTGGTGTAGAGTTTAGAATTTCGCCAAAAGCTGGACTTTTGTTAAATGGTGGATATAAACTATTAACCAACAAAAATATTCAACAACACGGAGGATTTGTAAAAGTTGGATATGTATTCTAA
- the dnaJ gene encoding molecular chaperone DnaJ, with translation MKRDYYEILGVSKSASVEEIKKSYRKLAIQFHPDKNPGDKAAEEKFKEAAEAYDILGNPDKRAKYDRFGHQAFGGGGGGYGGGMNMEDIFSQFGDIFGDGNPFESFFGGGGRRQERGKGQRGSNLRVKVKLNLSEIAHGANKKIKIKKYVTCDTCSGVGAKDSNSYQTCNTCNGAGAVRKVTQTFLGQMATTSTCPTCNGEGKIITNKCTKCRGEGRVYDEETVSLDIPAGVSDGIQLSMSGKGNAGVRGGYAGDLLIGIEEEPHADLKRVENNVVYNLYLNIADVALGTQADVPTIDGTARIKIPKGTQSGKLFRLQGKGIPSINGYGKGDQIVEVKVFTPVDLSNEEIALLEKLRQSKNFSPSAQKEKSKGFFDKLFS, from the coding sequence ATGAAAAGAGATTATTACGAAATATTAGGTGTTAGTAAAAGTGCAAGTGTAGAAGAAATAAAAAAATCCTACAGAAAATTAGCCATACAATTCCATCCAGACAAAAATCCTGGAGATAAAGCAGCAGAAGAAAAATTTAAAGAAGCAGCTGAGGCTTACGATATATTAGGCAATCCAGATAAAAGAGCAAAATACGATAGATTTGGTCATCAAGCATTTGGTGGCGGTGGTGGAGGCTATGGTGGTGGAATGAATATGGAAGACATCTTCTCGCAATTTGGAGATATCTTTGGTGATGGCAATCCTTTTGAATCATTTTTTGGTGGTGGAGGCAGAAGACAGGAGAGAGGCAAAGGACAACGCGGAAGCAACCTAAGAGTAAAAGTAAAATTGAATTTATCAGAAATTGCACATGGTGCAAACAAGAAAATAAAAATAAAAAAATATGTTACTTGCGATACTTGCAGTGGCGTAGGTGCTAAAGATAGCAACTCATACCAAACATGTAATACATGTAATGGAGCTGGAGCTGTTCGCAAAGTTACCCAAACATTTTTAGGACAAATGGCAACGACATCAACTTGTCCTACATGTAATGGAGAAGGTAAAATAATTACAAATAAATGTACAAAATGTAGAGGCGAAGGAAGAGTATATGATGAAGAAACTGTAAGTTTAGATATTCCTGCTGGTGTAAGTGATGGTATCCAACTATCTATGAGTGGAAAAGGTAATGCAGGTGTACGTGGAGGTTATGCTGGAGATTTATTAATAGGAATTGAGGAAGAACCACACGCAGATTTGAAAAGAGTAGAAAATAACGTGGTGTACAATCTATATCTAAATATTGCAGATGTTGCACTAGGCACACAAGCTGATGTACCAACTATTGATGGTACAGCAAGAATAAAAATTCCGAAAGGTACACAAAGTGGCAAATTATTCAGACTACAAGGCAAAGGTATTCCAAGTATTAATGGCTATGGGAAAGGCGACCAAATTGTAGAAGTGAAGGTATTTACGCCAGTAGATTTATCGAACGAAGAAATTGCATTGCTTGAAAAATTGAGACAATCAAAAAACTTTAGTCCGAGTGCACAGAAAGAAAAAAGCAAAGGATTTTTTGATAAATTATTTAGTTAG
- a CDS encoding nucleotide exchange factor GrpE: MQQEEIKDKISDNEALDNNDSNHQNDENCYNDSQEMNLDEDLDQNEKLKTELADTKDKYLRLFAEFDNFKKRSAKEKREYSLVVGQDIIKDLLPVLDDIKRANANYVKDNNAETFAQGAQLIFEKFTKVLQQKGLKEIESIGKDFDVEQQEAIAEIPAPNEEFKGKVLDEVEAGYTLNGTIIRYAKVVVGK, encoded by the coding sequence ATGCAACAAGAAGAAATAAAAGATAAGATATCAGATAATGAAGCATTAGATAATAATGATTCTAATCACCAAAATGATGAAAATTGCTATAATGATTCTCAAGAAATGAATCTTGACGAAGATTTGGATCAAAATGAAAAACTAAAAACAGAGTTGGCAGATACAAAAGACAAGTATCTAAGATTATTTGCCGAGTTTGATAATTTTAAAAAACGTAGTGCTAAAGAAAAAAGAGAATATAGTCTTGTAGTAGGTCAAGATATTATCAAAGACTTATTGCCAGTTTTAGATGATATTAAAAGAGCAAACGCAAATTATGTAAAAGATAACAATGCAGAAACCTTTGCTCAAGGTGCACAGTTGATATTTGAAAAATTTACTAAAGTATTACAACAAAAAGGATTGAAAGAAATAGAGAGCATAGGGAAAGATTTTGATGTTGAGCAACAAGAAGCAATTGCAGAAATACCAGCACCAAATGAAGAATTTAAAGGTAAAGTTCTTGATGAAGTAGAAGCTGGTTATACACTTAATGGCACAATCATTAGATATGCAAAAGTAGTAGTAGGCAAATAA
- a CDS encoding TlpA family protein disulfide reductase, which translates to MKKLFFIALTALMTVNLSAQNVVVGAKAPEIENNKPDGTPLKLSSLKGNVVLIDFWASWCYPCRKKNPEVVALYNKYQGKKWNKTTKGFTVFNVSLDNNKDAWVKAIASDNLSWPNHVSDLKGWNSAPAAVYGIRSIPQTVLIDEQGFVIARNPTIAFIEEFLNKRLATSSSTKKTTK; encoded by the coding sequence ATGAAAAAGTTATTTTTTATAGCACTTACAGCATTAATGACAGTAAATTTATCAGCTCAGAATGTGGTAGTAGGAGCAAAAGCACCAGAAATTGAAAATAATAAACCAGATGGAACACCATTAAAATTATCATCTTTAAAAGGAAATGTAGTTTTAATAGATTTTTGGGCATCATGGTGTTATCCTTGTCGCAAAAAAAATCCAGAAGTAGTAGCATTATATAATAAATATCAGGGTAAAAAGTGGAATAAAACAACAAAAGGATTTACTGTTTTTAATGTATCATTAGATAATAATAAAGATGCTTGGGTAAAAGCAATTGCATCAGACAATTTATCATGGCCAAACCATGTAAGTGATTTAAAAGGATGGAACTCAGCACCAGCTGCAGTTTATGGCATAAGATCTATACCTCAAACTGTATTAATTGATGAGCAAGGCTTTGTTATTGCAAGAAATCCTACTATTGCTTTTATTGAGGAATTTCTGAATAAAAGATTAGCTACATCTTCTTCTACTAAGAAAACTACAAAATAA
- the prfA gene encoding peptide chain release factor 1, whose amino-acid sequence MLDKLEALRIKYKDLEQQLSDPEIVTDAQRFKKVGKEYRDLEPIVNALDRYKNLLSNISFNKQVLQEEKDEELKELAKSELDDLQEQLPKLEEEIRFLLVPKDPEDDKNAILEIRAGTGGDEASIFAGDLLKMYLRYCDTKGWKTEIMNENSGTAGGYKEVVVEVTGDGVYGVLKYESGVHRVQRVPETESQGRVHTSAASVAVLPEADEVDVEINPADIRKDVYRASGAGGQHVNKTESAVRLTHIPTGTIAECQDGRSQHKNYESAMKVLRTRLYEKALAVHNEAIALQRKTLVSTGDRSAKIRTYNYPQGRVTDHRINLTLYNLGEIVNGDLDPIIEKLTFEENAEKLKVQNL is encoded by the coding sequence ATGTTAGACAAATTAGAAGCATTAAGAATAAAATATAAAGATTTAGAACAACAATTATCTGACCCAGAAATTGTGACTGATGCTCAACGATTTAAAAAAGTTGGAAAAGAATATCGTGACTTAGAACCAATCGTAAATGCACTTGATAGATATAAAAATCTATTGAGTAATATAAGTTTTAACAAACAAGTATTGCAAGAAGAGAAAGATGAAGAATTGAAAGAACTTGCAAAGTCTGAATTGGATGATTTGCAAGAACAATTGCCAAAATTGGAAGAAGAAATAAGATTTCTATTAGTACCTAAAGACCCTGAAGATGACAAAAATGCAATTTTAGAGATAAGAGCAGGAACTGGTGGTGATGAGGCAAGTATATTTGCTGGTGACTTGCTAAAAATGTATTTGCGCTATTGTGATACAAAAGGCTGGAAGACAGAAATAATGAATGAAAATTCTGGTACTGCTGGTGGTTACAAAGAAGTTGTGGTAGAAGTAACTGGTGATGGTGTTTATGGTGTATTGAAATATGAAAGTGGTGTACATCGTGTGCAGCGTGTGCCTGAGACAGAATCTCAAGGTAGAGTACATACTTCGGCTGCGTCAGTAGCTGTGCTGCCAGAAGCTGATGAGGTAGATGTGGAAATAAATCCTGCTGATATAAGAAAAGATGTTTATCGTGCATCTGGTGCTGGTGGACAGCACGTGAACAAGACTGAATCTGCTGTGCGTTTAACGCATATTCCAACTGGTACAATTGCTGAATGTCAGGATGGACGTTCGCAACATAAAAATTATGAAAGTGCCATGAAAGTTTTGCGTACACGTTTGTATGAGAAAGCATTGGCTGTGCATAATGAAGCAATTGCATTGCAAAGAAAAACATTGGTGTCTACTGGCGACAGAAGTGCTAAAATACGTACCTACAACTACCCACAAGGTAGAGTAACAGACCACAGAATTAATTTGACATTATACAATTTAGGTGAAATTGTGAATGGTGATTTGGACCCAATCATAGAAAAATTGACATTCGAAGAAAATGCTGAAAAACTAAAAGTACAGAATTTGTAA
- a CDS encoding glycosyltransferase, whose product MNKISIVIPFYNEEKRIHRFLFGLKNYQNKNQLVQQLVLVNDGSTDNTLAILNNIKHDSINIKVIDIKENRGKGNAVKNGILNSDCEWILCNDADLSYSFEQIDEWYDKKIINLNSDNTVYLGKRILNDKKSNFYLHRIIIGKIFYLLIKLILSIKISDTQCGFKLYKSEIAKRVFKDLKEERFAFDIEVIYRLKKIDCNIQLNPVSCNDVGNSKVNLFTDSLNMFMALFRIRRY is encoded by the coding sequence ATGAATAAAATATCTATTGTAATACCTTTCTATAATGAAGAAAAACGAATACATAGATTCTTATTTGGATTGAAAAACTATCAGAATAAAAATCAGTTAGTACAACAATTAGTTTTGGTAAATGATGGAAGTACAGACAATACATTAGCAATTCTAAATAACATTAAACATGACTCTATTAATATAAAAGTTATAGATATTAAGGAAAATAGAGGAAAAGGAAATGCTGTAAAAAATGGTATTTTAAATTCAGACTGTGAATGGATTTTGTGCAATGATGCAGACTTATCATATAGTTTTGAACAAATTGATGAATGGTATGATAAGAAAATAATAAACCTTAATTCTGACAATACAGTATATCTCGGAAAAAGAATATTGAATGATAAGAAGAGTAATTTCTACTTACATAGAATAATAATAGGAAAAATATTTTATCTATTAATAAAATTAATTTTAAGTATTAAAATTAGCGATACTCAATGTGGATTTAAATTGTATAAATCAGAAATTGCAAAAAGGGTATTTAAAGATTTAAAAGAGGAAAGATTTGCATTTGATATTGAAGTTATTTATAGGTTGAAAAAGATAGATTGCAATATTCAATTAAATCCTGTTTCATGTAATGATGTTGGTAACTCTAAAGTAAATTTATTTACTGATAGTTTAAATATGTTTATGGCATTATTTAGAATTAGAAGGTACTAA
- a CDS encoding dihydrofolate reductase: MLVSLIVAVAENGVIGKDNQLLWKLSDDLKRFKQLTTNHCIIMGRKTFESIGKALPNRTNIVISRNKKIAYPSTIICGSLTTAIERAAILKETEVFIIGGAEIYKQSVHLADKIYLTLVKTTIDGDAFFNYTMDDWKVVEETNFNKDEKNEYDSSFIILERNKI; the protein is encoded by the coding sequence ATGCTCGTTTCCTTAATCGTTGCAGTAGCTGAAAATGGTGTCATTGGCAAAGACAATCAATTACTTTGGAAACTATCTGACGATCTTAAAAGATTTAAGCAGCTAACCACCAATCATTGCATCATTATGGGTAGAAAAACTTTCGAGTCTATCGGCAAAGCATTACCCAACAGAACCAATATTGTCATCAGTAGAAATAAAAAAATTGCCTATCCAAGTACTATAATTTGTGGCTCGCTTACTACAGCCATTGAGCGTGCAGCCATACTCAAAGAAACAGAAGTATTTATAATTGGTGGTGCAGAAATCTACAAACAATCAGTACACTTAGCAGATAAAATTTACTTGACTCTGGTAAAAACAACTATCGATGGCGATGCTTTCTTTAATTATACTATGGACGATTGGAAGGTTGTAGAAGAAACAAATTTTAATAAAGATGAAAAGAATGAGTACGACTCAAGTTTCATCATCTTAGAAAGAAATAAAATATGA
- a CDS encoding LD-carboxypeptidase, with protein MIRPKYLQVGDKVGITCTARKVEPHEIEKAVQILQSWGLEVVLGNTINKIYHQFGGTDEERLADFQQMLNDKTIKAVFAARGGYGTVRIIDDLNFNVYMQQPKWLIGFSDFTYVHNILNCNIGVETIHAPMPITFENNTTHSLESLKDALFGKTLEYDFAAHPLNKTGTVEGEVIGGNLSILYSILGTKTILSTTNQILFIEDLDEYLYHIDRMMMAMKRANKLQNLKALIIGGMTEMKDNVIPFGKTAEEIVYEHTSKYDYPICFGFPAGHISDNRAIVFGKNAYLSINKDACIFRQ; from the coding sequence ATGATAAGACCAAAATATTTGCAAGTAGGCGACAAGGTAGGCATCACATGCACGGCACGCAAAGTAGAACCACATGAAATTGAAAAAGCAGTTCAAATTCTTCAGTCTTGGGGTTTGGAAGTAGTATTAGGCAATACAATCAACAAAATCTATCATCAATTTGGTGGCACAGATGAAGAGCGTCTGGCTGATTTCCAACAAATGCTCAACGACAAAACAATCAAAGCCGTATTTGCAGCACGTGGTGGCTACGGCACAGTTCGCATTATAGATGATTTGAATTTTAATGTCTACATGCAACAACCAAAATGGCTTATTGGCTTCTCAGATTTTACATACGTACACAACATACTAAATTGCAATATTGGCGTAGAAACCATACATGCACCAATGCCCATAACGTTTGAAAACAATACGACACATTCCTTAGAAAGTCTAAAAGATGCACTCTTTGGCAAAACTTTAGAATATGATTTTGCAGCACATCCACTAAATAAAACAGGAACAGTAGAAGGCGAAGTAATAGGCGGAAATCTATCAATACTTTACAGTATTTTAGGTACAAAAACAATTCTATCTACTACAAACCAAATACTTTTTATAGAAGACTTGGACGAATATCTATATCATATTGATAGAATGATGATGGCAATGAAACGTGCCAACAAGCTACAAAATCTTAAAGCATTAATTATCGGTGGCATGACAGAAATGAAAGATAATGTCATTCCATTTGGCAAAACAGCCGAAGAAATTGTTTATGAGCATACCTCAAAATATGATTATCCTATCTGTTTTGGTTTTCCAGCAGGACATATTTCAGATAATAGAGCCATTGTATTTGGAAAAAATGCCTATCTATCTATCAACAAAGATGCTTGTATTTTTAGGCAATAA
- the typA gene encoding translational GTPase TypA, protein MSQNLNVRNIAIIAHVDHGKTTLVDKILWECKTFAEHENTGVLILDNNELERERGITITTKNAAVKYKDFKINIIDTPGHADFGGEVERVLKMADGVLLLVDAFEGPMPQTRFVLQKALQLGLKPIVVINKVDKENCTPEEVHEKVFDLMFQLDATEDQLDFPTIYGSAKNGWMSTDYKKPTTNVIDLLECIIANIPAPKTEVGTPQMQVTSLDYSSFVGRIAIGRVFRGTLKTNMPVALIKRDGKVIKSRIKELLLFEGMNKIKVEQVPAGEICAVVGIEGFDIGDTIADAENPEAMPPISIDEPTMSMLFTINDSPFFGKEGKFVTSRHLKDRLTKELEKNLALRVQAGDTADSFLVFGRGVLHLSVLIETMRREGYELQVGQPQVLFKEIDGVKCEPIEELNIDLPETLAGTAIEMITKRKGDMKNMILKGNRSIMEFEIPSRGLIGLRTEMITATSGQAVMSHRFIKYEKHKGEIQGRINGSMISKETGEAIAYSLDKLQDRGRFFVEPGEDIYTGMVIGENSRQDDLVVNCTITKKLTNVRASGSDDKVKLPPPVKFSLEQALEYIQGDEYVELTPKSIRIRKIYLDEGERKRKGGK, encoded by the coding sequence ATGTCACAAAATCTAAACGTAAGAAACATTGCTATCATTGCGCACGTAGACCACGGAAAAACAACGCTAGTAGATAAAATCCTGTGGGAATGTAAAACTTTTGCAGAACACGAAAACACAGGCGTACTCATCTTAGATAACAATGAACTAGAAAGAGAAAGAGGCATTACAATTACTACAAAAAATGCAGCTGTAAAATACAAAGACTTCAAAATCAATATTATAGATACTCCAGGTCACGCCGATTTTGGTGGTGAGGTAGAGCGTGTACTTAAAATGGCAGATGGAGTACTTTTATTAGTAGATGCTTTTGAAGGTCCAATGCCACAAACACGTTTCGTATTGCAAAAAGCATTACAACTAGGGTTAAAGCCAATTGTTGTTATCAATAAAGTAGACAAAGAAAACTGTACACCAGAAGAAGTACATGAAAAAGTATTTGACTTAATGTTCCAGTTAGATGCTACAGAAGACCAATTAGATTTTCCAACTATCTATGGTTCTGCAAAAAATGGCTGGATGAGCACAGACTATAAAAAACCAACAACTAATGTTATTGATTTATTAGAATGTATTATTGCTAATATTCCTGCACCAAAAACAGAAGTAGGAACACCACAAATGCAAGTTACATCTTTAGATTACTCTTCGTTTGTTGGTAGAATAGCAATTGGTAGAGTATTTAGAGGTACTCTAAAAACAAATATGCCAGTTGCATTAATAAAAAGAGATGGCAAAGTCATCAAATCGAGAATAAAAGAGCTACTATTATTTGAAGGAATGAATAAAATAAAAGTAGAGCAGGTACCAGCAGGAGAAATTTGTGCGGTTGTAGGTATTGAAGGTTTTGATATTGGCGACACTATTGCTGATGCTGAAAATCCAGAGGCAATGCCACCAATTTCTATTGATGAGCCAACAATGAGCATGCTATTTACAATTAATGATTCTCCATTCTTTGGAAAAGAAGGAAAATTTGTAACATCAAGACACTTAAAAGATAGATTAACTAAAGAACTAGAAAAAAACTTAGCACTTAGAGTACAAGCTGGTGATACTGCAGATTCATTTTTAGTATTTGGTCGTGGTGTGTTGCACTTATCTGTATTGATAGAAACGATGAGAAGAGAAGGCTACGAACTACAAGTAGGACAACCACAAGTATTATTTAAAGAAATAGATGGCGTAAAATGTGAGCCTATTGAAGAATTAAATATAGACTTGCCAGAAACATTGGCAGGAACAGCAATAGAAATGATTACTAAACGTAAAGGCGATATGAAAAACATGATTTTAAAAGGCAATCGCTCAATCATGGAATTTGAAATACCATCACGTGGGTTAATTGGTTTGAGAACAGAGATGATAACTGCAACATCAGGACAAGCTGTAATGTCGCACAGATTCATCAAATACGAAAAACATAAAGGCGAAATTCAAGGTAGAATTAATGGTTCTATGATTTCTAAAGAAACAGGAGAAGCCATTGCATATTCTTTAGATAAATTGCAGGACAGAGGAAGATTCTTTGTTGAGCCAGGAGAAGATATTTACACAGGTATGGTAATTGGCGAAAACTCTAGACAAGATGATTTAGTTGTGAACTGTACTATTACAAAGAAATTAACCAACGTACGTGCATCTGGCTCAGATGATAAAGTGAAACTACCACCACCTGTAAAATTCTCATTAGAACAAGCATTAGAGTATATACAAGGTGATGAATATGTAGAACTAACGCCAAAATCTATTAGAATTAGAAAAATATACTTAGACGAAGGCGAACGCAAAAGAAAAGGTGGCAAGTAG
- a CDS encoding BamA/TamA family outer membrane protein — protein sequence MQIITSIKKSHQNYIKIGYLFESDHRDVRAYPTNGWLLQLGVDNFGLGLMKDVRLTSTYFRMSSYFQWKKHKRFSLANFGKLLLSFPSRQPYNIQDIKSLGYKENLVRGYELYVLNGQHYLLFKTEQRFKALDFRLNKFKKIQSKPIINKSISYLPINLIIKTYFDAGYVWDKQFVDKNSLKNKWIFGFGAGIDVVTFNNSVFRVEYSFNRKLENRLYLHFQQAL from the coding sequence ATCCAGATTATTACATCAATCAAAAAAAGTCATCAAAACTATATAAAAATTGGATACTTATTTGAAAGTGACCATCGTGATGTACGTGCTTATCCAACGAATGGTTGGCTGTTGCAACTTGGAGTTGATAACTTTGGGCTAGGCTTAATGAAAGATGTACGGTTAACTTCAACTTACTTTAGAATGAGCAGTTATTTCCAATGGAAAAAGCACAAACGATTCTCATTAGCAAATTTTGGCAAACTATTATTATCCTTTCCTAGCAGACAACCTTACAATATTCAAGATATAAAATCACTTGGTTATAAAGAAAATTTAGTACGTGGATATGAGCTTTATGTGCTCAACGGGCAACATTATCTATTATTTAAAACTGAGCAAAGATTTAAAGCCTTAGATTTTAGACTGAATAAGTTTAAGAAAATACAATCAAAACCAATCATCAATAAATCTATTTCATACTTACCAATCAACTTAATCATAAAGACCTATTTTGATGCTGGCTATGTCTGGGACAAACAATTCGTAGATAAAAATAGCTTGAAAAATAAGTGGATATTTGGGTTTGGTGCAGGTATTGATGTTGTTACTTTCAATAATTCTGTGTTTAGAGTGGAATACAGTTTCAACAGGAAATTAGAAAATAGGTTATATTTACACTTTCAACAAGCACTATAA